In Blastocatellia bacterium, one DNA window encodes the following:
- a CDS encoding glycosyltransferase family 2 protein, which produces MTMLDLSVVIVSFNTGPMTLACLGSLFEWTRGVEFEVFVVDNGSRDGSPQMIRHAFPQVILIEQQSNVGFARACNAALVRARGRYIMLLNSDTLLIEDALTALVHALDAHPQVGAVGPRMIYADGQTQSYSATRAKTLWRTLAQYCIPRRGTGTLHLGPRLNSKPSATSPVLYETESISGAAMMIRREILHTVGLLDERFFLYCEDADWVERIRHAGYVIACAPDVRLIHHHGASSRQDEIRREVEAVRSNIRYFAKHSGKGSVVFFRVAVAAIMCLRMVTLDLFRALTGTNPTRLRRDWEVFRQALTFGPNAPEARDRHSQSCESS; this is translated from the coding sequence ATGACCATGCTCGACCTATCGGTGGTCATTGTCAGTTTCAACACGGGTCCGATGACGCTCGCCTGTCTCGGCTCGCTCTTTGAGTGGACGCGAGGGGTTGAGTTCGAAGTCTTCGTCGTTGACAATGGCTCGCGTGATGGAAGTCCCCAGATGATCCGCCACGCCTTCCCTCAGGTCATCCTCATCGAGCAGCAGTCCAACGTCGGATTTGCCCGCGCCTGTAACGCGGCGCTGGTGCGGGCCAGGGGGCGGTACATCATGCTACTCAACAGTGACACGCTCCTTATCGAGGATGCGCTGACGGCGCTGGTTCATGCCCTGGATGCGCACCCGCAGGTCGGGGCCGTAGGGCCTCGGATGATCTATGCCGATGGGCAAACACAGTCGTATTCCGCCACTCGAGCGAAGACGCTCTGGAGGACGCTTGCGCAATATTGCATCCCCCGTCGAGGCACCGGGACGCTCCATCTGGGCCCACGCTTGAACTCGAAACCGAGCGCAACATCCCCGGTGCTCTACGAGACGGAGTCCATCTCCGGTGCCGCCATGATGATCCGCCGGGAGATTCTCCATACGGTTGGTCTGCTCGATGAAAGGTTCTTCCTCTACTGCGAGGATGCCGACTGGGTCGAGCGAATCCGTCATGCCGGATACGTCATCGCCTGTGCTCCGGATGTTCGTCTCATCCACCATCACGGTGCGAGCAGCCGTCAGGATGAGATTCGACGGGAGGTCGAAGCGGTTCGATCCAACATTCGCTATTTCGCCAAGCATTCGGGGAAGGGATCGGTGGTTTTCTTTCGAGTCGCCGTTGCCGCGATCATGTGTCTGCGGATGGTCACGCTCGATCTCTTTCGGGCGCTCACGGGGACAAACCCAACGCGGCTGCGACGAGACTGGGAAGTCTTTCGACAGGCGCTCACCTTCGGACCCAATGCACCGGAGGCACGTGATCGCCACAGCCAATCATGCGAATCCTCCTGA